One window from the genome of Catenulispora sp. MAP5-51 encodes:
- a CDS encoding RHS repeat-associated core domain-containing protein, with amino-acid sequence MARPTGWDILGLDGDPTPGVVESVQALAKQFGDFAHDVESAYRSLNSFGSDTDAMQWIGQTAEAFKGKYGPLPGRLQKLYTSYSEASDALSAYAPLLQAAQTKADSALHQAQDANSDLQRATTDAANAATDLKTAQKNQAATPDPKAVTDAQTAHDTAQANLDNAKAKMASLAKQADDACNDRITAAKTCASALHHAQSDGIHNKSWWQHVGEDLSKWGGEIGKIAGELAPVLDILALATSWIPGVDVVTAALAEADNLIALAGTAIGTIGDAMQGHWGDALLGAGMLGLTFVGGRFLGSAAEDAEGEAGALEGEADALGPEMDGTDAFEDDAEDPLDSANSVGEDARTAEGNEPASCERDPVDVVSGWMLTGATDVSLPGVMPLVLRRAYASGYTAGRLFGPGWSSTLDQRISINDSGLHFAGDDAQRLDYPMPAPGQEVLPVRGARWPLTWNRDTDEIRITDPWTGHTRHFDTVHYLVEAGQIRDLTAITDRNGNRISILRDPQGTPTMVEHPGYRVAIDTVATAAGPRISALRGAVAKEFRYDQRGRLVEVVNSSGLPFGYEWDDADRITAWQDRSGFRYEYVYDRLGRVVRGDGEFLAGSFAYGPANRTTAVTDSLGHVRTYAYDENGRITSETDPLGNTTTAVHDAYGRILSRTDALGGTTVFERDEAGDARRITMPDGAVTVLEYDAFHRVVHAVGVDGAEWHRRYDDVGNLVSATDPSGAATSMEYDARGALAAVVDPLGAVTRYATDAAGLPISVTDPVGSVVTATRDAAGRVTRMTDGLGAATVLDWSGEGRLVSRTGPDGATTRWEHDADGRLLKVTNPIGAATVFEPGPLDTLVARTGPDGVRHTFAYDSEQRLVQVANPVGASWDYAYDPAGRLTGETDFNGRRLGYEYDAAGRLTARTTGAGERIAFRRDASGRVLARTLPEGEYEYCYDRAGRLASATGMGTSLAFERDVLGRVVAETVDGRSSSYRYDPAGRRVGRTTASGAESVWRFDAAGRPAGLTAGAHDLAFAFDAVGREDRRLLGPETWLTRGYDEAGRLTAQRLGTGDSSAVSRSWTWRPDGVPEEIHDSLRGTRRVVSDLAGRPTGVTGRDWSEAYAYDAFGNLSAANAAGTDTDTESAAESLNADQAAATRTLIQRAGRTHHEYDSAGRVVRTTRRTLDGRRRTWRYTWDSEDRLVQADTPDAGTWHYTYDPAGRRIGKQRVADGRDAVGHTVFVWDGTRLAEEHTTAADGSVTILTWDYDPGTYRPAAQRRRTRAAADQEDIDEAFHAIVTDLVGAPTELVTPDGRVAWHTTTTVWGRTATAALAATATDATTNAADADLDCPLRFPGQYHDPETGLHYNLHRYYNPDTGAYLTPDPLGLAPAPNDHAYVPNPLTWTDPLGLQCGEGDGSEGGTSPDEAELTRVGRWMGKDEYDKMVSTGMVQEGAGGTTYVASPADPAAYGRQAAPGTGYAEFDVPSSSLHPAGDPGWAQIPGPDSLRSRLAVRRGQPPLEFPPATNIGDWMGPK; translated from the coding sequence ATGGCGCGTCCGACCGGCTGGGACATCCTGGGCCTGGACGGGGATCCGACTCCGGGCGTGGTGGAGTCGGTGCAGGCGCTGGCCAAGCAATTCGGGGATTTCGCACACGATGTGGAATCGGCGTACCGGAGCCTGAACAGCTTCGGATCCGACACCGACGCCATGCAGTGGATCGGCCAGACTGCTGAGGCATTCAAAGGCAAATACGGTCCGCTTCCCGGCCGTCTGCAGAAGCTGTACACCTCCTACAGCGAAGCCTCCGACGCACTGTCGGCCTACGCGCCGCTGTTACAGGCCGCGCAGACCAAAGCCGATTCGGCGCTGCATCAGGCGCAGGACGCGAATTCCGATCTGCAACGGGCCACGACCGACGCCGCCAACGCCGCGACCGATCTGAAGACGGCGCAGAAGAACCAGGCCGCGACGCCCGATCCGAAAGCCGTCACCGACGCGCAGACCGCGCATGACACCGCGCAGGCGAACCTGGACAACGCCAAGGCGAAGATGGCGTCGTTGGCCAAGCAGGCCGACGACGCCTGCAACGACCGCATCACCGCGGCCAAGACCTGCGCCTCCGCCCTCCATCACGCGCAATCCGACGGCATCCACAACAAGTCCTGGTGGCAGCATGTCGGCGAGGACCTGTCCAAGTGGGGCGGCGAGATCGGGAAGATCGCCGGCGAGCTGGCCCCGGTCCTGGACATCCTCGCGCTGGCCACGTCCTGGATCCCCGGCGTGGACGTGGTGACCGCCGCCCTGGCCGAGGCCGACAACCTCATCGCGCTGGCCGGCACCGCCATCGGCACGATCGGCGACGCCATGCAGGGCCACTGGGGCGACGCCCTGCTCGGCGCGGGCATGCTCGGCCTGACCTTCGTCGGCGGGCGGTTCCTGGGCTCGGCCGCCGAAGACGCCGAAGGCGAAGCGGGTGCCCTGGAAGGCGAGGCCGACGCCCTGGGCCCCGAGATGGACGGCACCGACGCGTTCGAGGACGACGCCGAGGACCCGTTGGACTCGGCGAACTCCGTCGGCGAGGACGCCCGCACCGCGGAAGGCAATGAGCCCGCGAGCTGTGAGCGCGATCCGGTGGACGTGGTGTCCGGCTGGATGCTCACCGGCGCCACCGACGTCTCGTTGCCGGGGGTGATGCCGCTGGTGCTGCGCCGCGCGTACGCCTCCGGGTACACCGCCGGGCGCCTTTTCGGTCCCGGCTGGTCGTCCACCCTGGACCAGCGCATCTCCATCAACGACTCCGGCCTGCACTTCGCCGGCGACGATGCCCAGCGCCTGGACTATCCGATGCCGGCGCCCGGGCAGGAAGTACTGCCGGTACGCGGCGCTCGCTGGCCCCTCACCTGGAACCGGGACACCGACGAGATCCGGATCACCGACCCGTGGACCGGCCACACGCGGCACTTCGACACCGTGCACTACCTCGTTGAGGCGGGGCAGATCCGCGACCTCACCGCGATCACCGACCGCAACGGCAACCGCATCAGCATCCTGCGCGACCCCCAGGGCACCCCCACCATGGTGGAACACCCCGGCTACCGCGTCGCCATCGACACCGTCGCCACCGCGGCCGGCCCGCGAATCAGTGCCCTGCGCGGCGCCGTCGCCAAAGAGTTCCGCTACGACCAGCGCGGCCGCCTCGTCGAAGTGGTCAACTCCTCCGGCTTGCCCTTCGGCTACGAATGGGACGACGCCGACCGCATCACCGCCTGGCAGGACCGCTCCGGCTTCCGGTACGAGTACGTCTACGACCGTCTTGGCCGGGTCGTGCGCGGCGACGGCGAGTTCCTGGCCGGGTCCTTCGCTTACGGCCCCGCGAACCGGACGACGGCGGTGACGGACTCTCTCGGCCACGTCCGCACGTACGCCTATGACGAGAACGGCCGCATCACCTCCGAGACCGATCCCCTCGGCAACACCACGACCGCCGTCCATGACGCCTACGGCAGGATCCTGTCCCGCACCGACGCGCTCGGCGGTACGACCGTGTTCGAGCGCGACGAGGCCGGGGACGCGCGGCGGATCACGATGCCGGACGGGGCCGTCACGGTCCTCGAGTACGACGCTTTCCACCGGGTCGTCCACGCGGTCGGTGTGGACGGCGCCGAGTGGCACCGCCGGTACGACGACGTGGGGAACCTGGTTTCGGCGACCGATCCCTCGGGCGCCGCGACGTCCATGGAGTACGACGCGCGCGGTGCCCTGGCGGCGGTGGTGGATCCCTTGGGCGCAGTCACGCGCTACGCCACCGATGCCGCCGGGCTGCCCATCTCGGTGACCGACCCGGTGGGGTCCGTCGTCACCGCGACGCGTGACGCTGCGGGCCGGGTGACGCGCATGACCGACGGCTTGGGCGCGGCCACCGTGCTGGACTGGAGCGGCGAGGGACGGCTGGTCTCCAGGACCGGTCCGGACGGCGCGACCACGCGGTGGGAGCACGATGCCGACGGCCGGCTGCTGAAGGTCACGAACCCGATCGGCGCCGCGACCGTCTTCGAACCGGGGCCGCTGGACACGCTGGTGGCGCGGACCGGGCCGGACGGCGTCCGGCACACCTTCGCCTACGACAGCGAGCAGCGGCTGGTACAGGTCGCCAATCCCGTCGGCGCGAGCTGGGACTACGCCTACGACCCGGCGGGCCGGTTGACCGGCGAGACCGATTTCAACGGCCGCCGGCTCGGCTACGAATACGACGCCGCGGGCCGCCTCACCGCGCGGACCACCGGAGCCGGGGAGCGGATCGCCTTCCGGCGTGACGCCTCAGGCCGGGTCCTGGCCCGCACCCTGCCGGAGGGCGAATACGAGTACTGCTATGACCGGGCGGGACGTCTGGCATCGGCGACCGGGATGGGCACCAGCCTGGCCTTCGAGCGGGACGTGCTCGGGCGCGTGGTGGCCGAGACGGTCGACGGCCGCTCCTCGTCCTACCGCTACGATCCGGCCGGCCGCCGCGTCGGCCGGACCACTGCCTCCGGTGCCGAGTCGGTGTGGCGCTTCGACGCCGCGGGGCGTCCGGCCGGCTTGACCGCCGGCGCCCACGACCTGGCCTTCGCCTTCGACGCCGTGGGCCGAGAGGATCGACGGCTTCTCGGCCCCGAGACCTGGCTCACGCGCGGCTATGACGAGGCCGGGCGTCTGACCGCTCAGCGGCTCGGCACCGGGGACTCTTCCGCTGTGAGCCGGTCCTGGACGTGGCGGCCCGACGGCGTTCCGGAGGAGATCCACGACAGTCTGCGCGGGACCCGGCGCGTCGTCTCCGACCTGGCCGGCCGGCCGACCGGTGTCACCGGCCGGGACTGGAGCGAGGCGTATGCCTACGACGCTTTCGGGAACCTGAGCGCCGCTAATGCTGCCGGCACTGACACTGATACCGAATCCGCCGCCGAATCCCTGAACGCCGATCAGGCCGCGGCGACCAGAACCCTGATCCAGCGCGCCGGCCGAACCCACCACGAATACGACAGCGCCGGCCGCGTCGTCCGCACCACCCGCCGCACTCTCGACGGCCGCCGCAGAACGTGGCGGTACACGTGGGACAGCGAGGACCGCCTGGTTCAGGCCGACACCCCGGACGCCGGCACCTGGCACTACACCTACGACCCCGCCGGCCGCCGGATCGGCAAACAGCGGGTCGCCGACGGCCGGGACGCCGTCGGCCACACCGTGTTCGTCTGGGACGGCACCCGCCTGGCCGAGGAGCACACGACCGCCGCCGACGGCAGCGTCACGATCCTGACCTGGGACTACGACCCCGGCACGTACCGCCCCGCCGCCCAGCGCCGCCGCACGAGAGCCGCCGCCGATCAGGAGGACATCGACGAGGCCTTCCACGCCATCGTCACCGACCTGGTCGGAGCCCCCACCGAGCTGGTCACCCCCGACGGCCGCGTCGCCTGGCACACCACCACGACGGTGTGGGGCCGGACCGCCACCGCTGCCCTTGCGGCCACGGCCACCGACGCCACCACCAACGCCGCCGACGCCGACCTCGACTGCCCCCTGCGCTTCCCCGGCCAGTACCACGACCCGGAAACCGGCCTCCACTACAACCTGCACCGCTACTACAACCCGGACACCGGCGCCTACCTCACCCCCGACCCCCTCGGCCTGGCCCCCGCACCGAACGACCACGCGTACGTCCCCAACCCGCTCACCTGGACGGACCCGCTCGGGCTCCAGTGCGGCGAGGGCGACGGCAGCGAAGGGGGTACCAGTCCGGATGAAGCCGAACTCACGCGTGTCGGACGATGGATGGGCAAGGACGAGTACGACAAAATGGTGTCAACCGGGATGGTTCAGGAGGGCGCGGGTGGCACGACGTACGTGGCATCGCCTGCCGACCCGGCCGCCTACGGCCGACAGGCGGCGCCGGGAACGGGCTATGCGGAGTTCGACGTTCCCTCCTCGTCCCTGCATCCGGCCGGGGATCCGGGATGGGCGCAGATTCCCGGCCCGGACTCGCTGCGCAGCCGACTGGCTGTGCGCAGAGGCCAGCCCCCATTGGAATTCCCGCCCGCCACGAACATCGGCGATTGGATGGGTCCGAAGTGA
- a CDS encoding TetR family transcriptional regulator translates to MVETGAPGTKRGRRTDGGQAKEAIQEAARRLFAEHGFDRTSVRQVALAAGVDPMLVTHYFKTKAGLFAAVVQPPVDPRAAIDFTLADGPEHAGERLARFVMRTLEEPESRKWIIAMVRAATAEPEVAAVVRERMAEPLVIPLAEAAGGDDPEYRAMLVITQLVGLAMGRYILKIEPLASRPAPDLVADLAETFQRYLTGPLGGAGSGSGSGAGSGSGSGSAQQLL, encoded by the coding sequence GTGGTGGAGACAGGTGCGCCGGGCACCAAACGCGGCCGCCGGACCGACGGCGGCCAGGCGAAGGAGGCGATCCAGGAGGCGGCGCGCCGGCTGTTCGCCGAGCACGGCTTCGACCGCACCTCGGTGCGCCAGGTGGCGCTGGCCGCGGGCGTCGACCCGATGCTGGTGACGCACTACTTCAAGACGAAGGCCGGGCTGTTCGCGGCGGTCGTGCAGCCGCCGGTGGACCCGCGGGCAGCGATCGACTTCACCCTCGCGGACGGCCCCGAGCACGCCGGCGAGCGCCTGGCACGCTTCGTGATGCGGACGCTGGAGGAGCCGGAGAGCCGGAAGTGGATCATCGCGATGGTGCGCGCGGCGACGGCGGAGCCCGAGGTCGCCGCGGTGGTGCGGGAGCGCATGGCCGAGCCGCTGGTGATCCCGCTGGCCGAGGCGGCCGGCGGGGACGATCCGGAGTACCGCGCGATGCTGGTGATTACGCAGCTGGTGGGGCTGGCGATGGGGCGGTACATCCTGAAGATCGAGCCGCTGGCGTCCCGACCGGCGCCGGATCTGGTCGCCGATCTGGCGGAGACTTTTCAGCGCTATCTGACCGGGCCGCTCGGCGGTGCGGGATCGGGATCGGGATCTGGAGCGGGATCGGGATCGGGATCGGGATCGGCGCAGCAATTGCTGTAG
- a CDS encoding MFS transporter produces the protein MTPELTKGRRTLVLAVVALALMMVVSAVSGLNVALPDLSAATGASQTQVIWIVDAYTLVFVGFLLPAGAVGDRYGRKGTLAAGLTVFGAAAAAALFVSSPGTLIALRGAMGLGAAAVMPTTLSIITTSFPPAERGRAVGVWVGVAGGGAVLGLLASGALLEFFAWNSFFGLNVVLAVVALIGTLLFIPASRDADAPRLDPLGGLFSLLAAVGIVFGIVEGPDRGWGDALTVTGFVVGALALAAFIGWELRRAEPLLDVRLFRLKGFGAGSGVITIQFFGSFGLFFIILQYLQYVANLSPFRAAIALLPLPMFLVPTARNAPKVAARVGANRVLPLGLLLSASGLAVMTTLGTHLVYWHLAVGLALFGAGMGLAGTPATTAIVSSLPPAKQGVGSAMNDLSRELGSALGIAVLGSTLSAAYRSHITAATAGLPPRAATGAQSSIAFVKNASGRLAEYGPKGRHLLDSAQSSFVDAAHAAFLTAIVVLLAGAVFAAIRAPHKGESVGAESSSPEVPEGAYVRAR, from the coding sequence ATGACCCCCGAACTCACCAAAGGACGCCGCACGCTCGTGCTGGCCGTCGTCGCCCTCGCGCTGATGATGGTCGTCTCCGCGGTCAGCGGCCTGAACGTGGCGCTGCCCGACCTGTCGGCGGCCACCGGCGCCTCGCAGACCCAGGTCATCTGGATCGTCGACGCCTACACCCTGGTCTTCGTCGGCTTCCTGCTGCCGGCCGGCGCGGTCGGCGACCGCTACGGCCGCAAGGGCACGTTGGCCGCCGGGCTGACGGTCTTCGGCGCCGCCGCGGCGGCCGCGCTGTTCGTGTCCTCGCCAGGCACGCTGATCGCGCTGCGCGGCGCGATGGGCCTGGGCGCGGCCGCGGTCATGCCGACGACGCTGTCGATCATCACGACCTCCTTCCCGCCGGCCGAGCGCGGCCGGGCGGTCGGGGTGTGGGTCGGCGTGGCCGGCGGCGGCGCGGTGCTGGGGCTGCTGGCCTCCGGCGCGCTGCTGGAGTTCTTCGCCTGGAACTCGTTCTTCGGCCTCAACGTGGTACTGGCCGTCGTCGCCCTGATCGGCACGCTGCTGTTCATCCCGGCCTCGCGCGACGCCGACGCCCCGCGGCTGGACCCGCTCGGCGGGCTGTTCTCGCTGCTGGCGGCGGTGGGCATCGTGTTCGGCATCGTCGAGGGCCCGGACCGCGGGTGGGGCGACGCGCTGACCGTGACGGGGTTCGTCGTCGGGGCGCTGGCGCTGGCCGCGTTCATCGGCTGGGAGTTGCGACGCGCGGAGCCGCTGCTGGACGTGCGCCTGTTCCGCCTCAAGGGATTCGGCGCCGGCTCCGGCGTGATCACCATCCAGTTCTTCGGCAGCTTCGGCCTGTTCTTCATCATCCTGCAGTACCTGCAGTACGTCGCGAACCTCTCCCCGTTCCGCGCCGCGATCGCTCTGCTCCCGCTGCCGATGTTCCTGGTCCCCACCGCCCGCAACGCGCCGAAGGTCGCCGCCCGCGTCGGCGCCAACCGGGTGCTGCCGCTCGGTCTGCTGCTCAGCGCCTCGGGTCTGGCCGTCATGACCACCCTGGGCACCCACCTCGTCTACTGGCACCTGGCCGTCGGCCTGGCCCTGTTCGGCGCGGGCATGGGCCTGGCCGGCACGCCCGCCACCACCGCGATCGTCTCCTCGCTCCCGCCCGCCAAGCAGGGCGTGGGCTCGGCGATGAACGACCTGTCCCGCGAACTCGGCAGCGCGCTGGGCATCGCGGTCCTCGGCAGCACCCTGAGCGCCGCCTACCGCTCGCACATCACCGCGGCGACGGCCGGGCTGCCGCCGCGGGCGGCGACCGGGGCGCAGTCCTCGATCGCCTTCGTGAAGAACGCCTCCGGCCGGCTCGCGGAGTACGGGCCGAAGGGCCGGCACCTGCTGGACTCCGCGCAGAGCTCGTTCGTCGACGCGGCGCACGCGGCCTTCCTCACCGCGATCGTGGTCCTGCTCGCGGGCGCCGTGTTCGCCGCGATCCGGGCTCCGCACAAGGGCGAGAGTGTCGGTGCGGAGTCATCGAGCCCTGAGGTGCCCGAGGGTGCCTATGTCAGGGCTCGATGA
- a CDS encoding SigE family RNA polymerase sigma factor, which produces MGVVDQKDHHEGEFRDFVLARRRALMRTAYLLTGDTGRAEDLVQTTLAKAFVAWRRVRAVDDPDAYVARILINAHNSEQRRKRVREWLPGTVPDRAAADGAEAVADRSALMAALATLAPRQRAVVVLRFWEDRSENDVAHLLGCSVGTVRSQASRGLAKLRTSPELSPLFDRSEVTRGLGL; this is translated from the coding sequence ATGGGCGTCGTTGACCAGAAGGACCATCACGAAGGCGAGTTCCGGGACTTCGTCCTGGCCCGCCGCAGGGCTTTGATGCGCACCGCGTACCTGCTCACCGGGGACACCGGTCGGGCCGAGGACCTGGTGCAGACCACACTGGCCAAGGCCTTCGTGGCCTGGCGGCGGGTGCGGGCCGTCGACGACCCGGATGCCTACGTGGCGCGCATCCTGATCAACGCGCACAACTCCGAGCAGCGGCGCAAGCGGGTCCGGGAGTGGCTCCCCGGGACCGTGCCGGACCGGGCCGCGGCCGACGGGGCCGAAGCGGTCGCCGACCGCAGTGCCCTGATGGCCGCGCTGGCCACGCTGGCACCCCGGCAACGTGCCGTCGTCGTGCTGAGGTTCTGGGAGGACCGCAGTGAGAACGACGTCGCGCACCTGCTGGGCTGCTCGGTCGGAACCGTGCGCAGCCAGGCCTCCCGGGGTCTGGCGAAGTTGCGCACGAGCCCGGAGCTGTCCCCCTTGTTCGATCGCTCCGAAGTGACGAGAGGGTTGGGACTGTGA
- a CDS encoding alpha/beta fold hydrolase — translation MPSLRTPDGTQLYYRDWGTGRPVVLVHSLLMNGDMWQYQMHHLAEHGHRAIAYDRRGHGRSDDPGAGYDFDTLADDLAAVLDTLGLADVTLVGHSMGGGEVVRYLSRHGDARISRVALVGSTVPCLGVDPVEAAALLERLRTGYGQWVQENAAFSFGTEPIPQVERDRTIQDWMAVSLKAAVECTAANLAADFRAEVSAVRLPALVAHGDSDAFAPLETCGRKTAELIPDSKLVVYRNGSHMLHLSHRRQLNADLLDFVS, via the coding sequence ATGCCGAGCCTGCGCACGCCGGACGGAACGCAGCTGTACTACAGGGACTGGGGGACGGGCCGACCGGTCGTCCTGGTCCACAGCCTGCTGATGAACGGCGACATGTGGCAGTACCAGATGCACCACCTCGCCGAGCACGGCCACCGCGCGATCGCCTACGACCGCCGAGGCCACGGACGCTCCGACGACCCCGGCGCCGGCTACGACTTCGACACCCTCGCCGACGACCTGGCCGCCGTGCTCGACACCCTCGGACTCGCCGACGTCACCCTCGTCGGGCACTCGATGGGCGGCGGCGAGGTCGTGCGCTACCTGAGCCGGCACGGCGACGCCCGGATATCGCGTGTCGCGCTGGTCGGATCCACGGTGCCCTGCCTGGGAGTGGATCCCGTCGAGGCCGCCGCGCTGCTGGAACGGCTCCGCACCGGGTACGGCCAGTGGGTCCAGGAGAACGCAGCCTTCTCCTTCGGTACCGAGCCGATACCGCAGGTCGAGAGGGACCGGACGATCCAGGACTGGATGGCGGTGTCCCTCAAGGCAGCCGTGGAGTGCACCGCGGCCAACCTCGCGGCCGACTTCCGGGCCGAAGTCTCCGCGGTCCGACTTCCGGCGCTGGTCGCGCATGGCGACAGCGACGCCTTCGCGCCGCTGGAGACCTGTGGGCGCAAGACCGCGGAGCTGATCCCCGACAGCAAGCTCGTGGTCTACCGGAACGGCTCGCACATGCTGCACCTGTCGCATCGCCGGCAGCTGAACGCCGACCTGCTCGACTTCGTGTCCTGA
- a CDS encoding phospholipid carrier-dependent glycosyltransferase, giving the protein MSETQQRSPLARPATAADQARRGPRDALFAAACVLVGAWALFQNFFKIGTAPILADEPVYTTAGWRYLYGKVSSPPPFRSQAATPANFEHPPLAKYLFGLAQRLSGTPGDLTASRCVSAAATVLAAVVAGVWLARAAGRWPGLLAAGLLAVLPQPAGGSDGRFGRFAMLDPLATLFMVLSVVLAWEWFRQGSLQGSRQGSRQGSRSRQPSRQSPRRWSPQWSRLGSRQSQLQSSRHSGRRAWVLAVATGGAVALAAGAKENGWLGAVGPVVLILVSAARSRRGSVIRARLAQTAAAVVVAVAGFAALYLPISDPISAIRYLVGFQTTHSSDGHLVGFAGRVTSRPPWWANLWFAGHGYGSVLSGFIVVAALCAVVLRRDLLVGWCAASLAAPFVFHCFIAHVALSFYWVMWTPMVLVLAALGVCEVVGRAARVRRWPAPLAAATAVALLLVPELEGVEESVATAQIHPVGPEALPALMAGHHLSGPIVSTGVAGWEYSYYLPSVAVTTSIREDASVPADTIVVAKPQCRDALDPAVRALVAVNEASGGVQQIYSDATMTVYAVVGTLKAPTPEQVADQPPSRDTDGC; this is encoded by the coding sequence ATGTCTGAAACACAGCAACGGAGCCCGCTGGCACGACCTGCGACGGCGGCTGACCAGGCCCGGCGCGGACCGCGAGACGCGCTGTTCGCGGCGGCGTGCGTCCTGGTCGGGGCGTGGGCGCTGTTCCAGAACTTTTTCAAGATCGGGACGGCGCCGATCCTCGCCGACGAGCCGGTCTACACGACCGCGGGCTGGCGCTACCTGTACGGGAAGGTCAGCTCGCCGCCGCCGTTCCGGTCGCAGGCCGCGACGCCGGCGAACTTCGAGCATCCGCCGCTGGCGAAGTACCTCTTCGGACTGGCGCAGCGGCTGTCCGGAACGCCCGGGGACCTGACCGCCTCACGCTGCGTGAGCGCGGCGGCGACGGTGCTGGCGGCGGTCGTGGCGGGGGTCTGGCTGGCCCGCGCGGCCGGCCGCTGGCCGGGTCTGCTGGCCGCCGGGCTGCTGGCGGTGCTGCCGCAGCCGGCCGGCGGATCGGACGGCCGGTTCGGGCGGTTCGCGATGCTGGACCCGCTGGCCACGCTGTTCATGGTGCTGTCGGTCGTGCTCGCCTGGGAGTGGTTCCGGCAGGGGTCCCTGCAGGGGTCCCGGCAGGGGTCCCGGCAGGGGTCCCGGTCCCGGCAGCCGTCTCGGCAGTCGCCCCGGCGGTGGTCCCCGCAATGGTCCCGGCTGGGCTCTCGGCAGTCGCAACTGCAGTCGTCCCGGCACAGCGGCCGGCGCGCCTGGGTCCTGGCGGTCGCGACCGGCGGGGCGGTCGCGCTGGCCGCCGGGGCGAAGGAGAACGGCTGGCTCGGGGCGGTCGGGCCGGTCGTGCTGATCCTGGTCTCCGCGGCCCGCAGCCGCCGGGGTTCGGTGATCCGCGCCCGGCTCGCCCAGACGGCGGCGGCCGTCGTGGTCGCGGTCGCCGGCTTCGCGGCGCTCTACCTTCCGATCAGCGATCCGATCAGCGCGATCAGGTATCTGGTCGGCTTCCAGACGACCCACTCCTCGGACGGCCACCTGGTCGGGTTCGCGGGACGGGTCACGTCCCGGCCGCCGTGGTGGGCGAACCTGTGGTTCGCGGGGCACGGCTACGGCTCGGTGCTGAGCGGCTTCATCGTGGTCGCGGCGCTGTGCGCGGTGGTGCTGCGCCGGGATCTGCTGGTCGGCTGGTGCGCGGCTTCGCTGGCGGCTCCGTTCGTGTTCCACTGCTTCATCGCGCACGTCGCGCTCAGCTTCTACTGGGTCATGTGGACGCCGATGGTTCTCGTCCTCGCGGCCCTGGGCGTGTGCGAGGTCGTGGGCCGGGCGGCTCGGGTGCGGCGATGGCCGGCGCCCCTCGCGGCGGCCACGGCCGTCGCCCTGCTGCTGGTACCTGAGCTAGAAGGCGTCGAGGAATCCGTTGCCACCGCTCAGATCCACCCTGTCGGGCCGGAGGCACTGCCCGCGCTGATGGCCGGGCACCACCTGTCCGGGCCGATCGTGAGTACGGGGGTCGCCGGGTGGGAGTACTCGTATTATCTGCCGTCGGTGGCGGTCACGACCTCCATCCGCGAGGACGCATCAGTGCCCGCCGACACGATCGTCGTCGCCAAGCCGCAGTGCCGTGATGCCCTCGACCCCGCGGTGCGCGCGCTGGTCGCCGTCAACGAGGCCTCCGGCGGCGTTCAACAGATCTACAGCGATGCGACGATGACCGTCTACGCCGTGGTCGGGACCCTCAAGGCCCCGACCCCGGAGCAGGTCGCCGACCAGCCGCCGAGCCGGGACACCGACGGCTGTTGA